A window of Methanocaldococcus vulcanius M7 genomic DNA:
TAGTTATATATACGTTTTGACAGTATTTTTACAAGTATTTGATTTATTTTTATAATTTTAATTCTGTTTTTTTATTGACAGTTAATATAATAACAATTACGGTTATATATTGTTAATGGTTCGAAATTCGATAAATTTAAGATTAATTAATTCAAAATTTAGTCAATTTCAACGGCCTCATCCTCGATACTTATCCCTTTTTCTTTAAACCATTCTCCATACTTTTTGTCTGGCTTTGCTATGTGCATGGTAAGCCATCCGACTAAGAATGATAAAGCACTTCTAAAATCCTCCTCTGAACCTTCTTCTATCTTTGGAAGCAGTTTTTCAATAACTGTTTTTACAAAGATCTCATGAATTTTTTTATGTCTCTCTAAATCAGGATAGCCGTATTTTTCCATTATTTCTTCTTCATGCTTAAAATGTTTTGCAGCATAATTAACAACTCTTCTTTTTAAAAGTTCTTTTGCCTCGTCTCTTTTTCCTTCGTTTAGTAGGTTGTAAATATCGTTGAGTGTTTTAACAAGAAATTTATGTTCATCATCAAATGCTTTAATCCCCGTCTCAAAATCTTTACTCCATTTTATTATCTCCTTCCTCTCCATTTTTATCCCTCTGACGTTTTTATATTTCATGTTTTATTTTTTAATCTTCTGTATGTTTTCATTATATTTTTATTGGAGTATTAGTAATTACTCCTGCGAATATCGCAGTAGGTTATTTAATACCTTCAAAGATTTACTATAAATTATATATATTATTTCGCATCTTTTAATCTTATTAATTGGGCAATAAGAAAAATTATAACTACATATTTACATAATATAATGGATAGTAATGTGATATACATCCAGCAAAAATAGCATATTAAAAATTAAAAATAAGAATTTATAATAGTTCCAAATAAAAAATAAAAATAAATTAAAAAATTTGAAAAATAAATAAAATAATAGGAATGATCTGCCTCCAAAATTATTCTATTTTCATTTCTTTAATTTTTTTGGCTAATTCTTTACCCATGTTGTAGCAGTTTGTTAATTCATCCTCTGTTGGAACGTAGTAGAGTTCATACTGGTTTATAACTTCAAATCCGCAGTTTGCTAAGTCCTCAGCAATTTTAGCCACAGCTCCTCCTTCTCCTCCCATTGAACCAAATGTAACTGCTAATCTCTTAAATCCAGTTCTGTTAAACTTTAATCCTCTTAGGTAGTAGATAATATCTCCAATGGATGGATATGGCTCATCGTAGATCGTTGGAATTCCGAAGAGAACTGCCTTAGCATCTAAAATGTCTTTAACAATCTCACTTCTCTCATCGTAGTGTAAGAAATACATCACAACATCGATTCCCTCACTCATTAAACCCTCTGCAAATGCATGAGCCATCTTTTGTGTTGAGTAGTGCATTGTATCGTAAACGATAACTGCTTTATCCTTAGCTGCTTTACCAGTAGCAAAGTCCTGATAGGATGTTATTGCTTTCATTGGGTCTGTCCATATTTGCCCGTGAGATGGAGCGATCATTTTGATCTTTTCCAATAATCCAAGTTCTATAACTTCTTTGAATTTTTTCAAGACGAGTTTTGAGAGTGGAGTTATTAAGTTTGCGTAGAATTTTTTGTTAGCGTCCATTAAAACATACTCTGGAATATCTGTATCAAATCTCTTGTGTGCTGGGAAGCAGAGATGTTGCCCAAATGCATCGTTTGAGAATAAAATTCCTCCTTCGTTGTAGAAGGTGAACATACTGTCTGGCCAGTGCAATAGAGGAGCTTCTAAGAATGTAAAGGTTTTACCTCCTAAGTCAACGGTATCTCCAGTGTGAACAACTTTAAACGGAGCGTCTTTTAATGATGGGTAGTGCTTTTTAAGTCCTTCAACTGCTACCTCAGTGCAGTATATTGGTGCTTCTGGGAATTTTTTGTGTATTTCAGGTAAAGCTCCAGAGTGATCTTTTTCAACGTGGTTTTGAACGATTACATCAATTTTAAAGTCCCTTCCTTCTTTTTCAAAAGCGTCTTTTATTCTTCCCCACATTTGAGCGGATGTTCCTGGATATGTGTTGTCTATTAAAGCAACTTTTTCATCTCCAAAGACCAAGTAAGCGTTGTATGTAGTTCCTTTTAATGTATATCCGTGATACATTCTTATATCCCAATCTAAGACCCCCACCCAATATACACCATCGGCTATTTTTACTGCATCTGCTTTCATCTTCTCACCTTTTTATCTTTATTTTTACAGATTTATTTAGGATTTTAAGTTTAATTTTTTATCAGTTTTTATTTATTCAAGTAGGATGTTATTAGTTTGACAAATTCGATATTTATCTTATTTTATACCTTGTATAATAACTTAACCATTCGAATTTCAACGTTGTGTATATAAACACCCCTCCCAAATTTGACATCCCCACTACAACATACACCACATTAATTACACTTTGTTTTAACAATATATATAAATTACTTTAATCTGTCAATTTACATATTTATCAATCCATCAATTTGTTTATACTTATTTTTTGAAGATTGGGGTATAAGTTATTGCATTTTTTCTACAAGCACTTTTACATTCGAAGCATCTTATGCATTCTTTTTGGTCGATTTTTTCAGTTATTTTTATTTGCATTGGGCACTTAAACTCACACAACCTACACTTAACACATTTCTCTTCATCAAGTTTTAATCTAAATATGGAAAAGTAAGAGAATATACTTAAAAGTGCCCCCACTGGACAGAAGTATCTACAAAAGAATCTTGGGTATATGAAGCTTAAAATTATAAATATAGTTAAAACTATAACTGCAATAGTTAATGTATGATTTACTTTTATTCCAAGTGAGAATATTAAGATAACCACTAATAGAGAGATATATTTGAGATATATAAGTTTAGAATGTATCTTTTCATCTAATGTTGGAAGTTTTTTTAATTTGGAATATCTGACTCTTAAGCGATAAGAAAGTTCAAATAAATATCCGAATGGACAGATCCATCCACAAAAGACCCTTCCAAATAAAATGGCCAAGATCACCCCTATATATCTTAGCATGTAGTAAGCTCCTTTGCCAACTACAAAATTTAACACGAATGCAAGTATATTCAAATTGCCCAATATTAACGCTCTTATAAAAAAGATTGTTTGAGATATTTTTCTAAATGTTTGCAGTTTGTCCATAAAATCACCGCTGATTTTTTGTTTCAATTTTTTACATACTATAATTTTTTCTGAGAGCGGATGTATAAATATATTTTTAACCAGATATTTAAGAAAGAGAAATATAAAAATTAAATTTCAATATAAGAGAAGTTTACATAATTTTTAATAAAAATTTCATATTTTTTAAGAATTTTTGTTCAAGAATAAATAAAGTAAAAAAGTAAGGATTATTTTAAAGGAATCTTGAAAGAAATTGCATTTTTTCTACAAGCACTTTTACATTCGAAGCATCTTATGCATTCTTTTTGGTCGATTTTTTCAGTTATTTTTATTTGCATTGGGCACTTAAACTCACACAACCTACACTTAACACATTTTTCGTTAGTTTTTAATTGAAATAGAGGTTTTATTGAAAATATGCTCAAAAAAGCTCCTAAAGGGCAAAAATATCTACAAAATGCCATAGGATCAAAGAAAGATATTATTAAAAAAGTTATTAATATCATTAAAGATATTACTGTCCCATAGAGATTGGTTAAAAATCCTATTGGACAAATTTGACAGAATGCATAGGTGGAAAGGTAATAGGTTAAAATTAGAGAAAGCACTAAAACAACGTACTTAAAATAGAGTAATTTATTATGGATCTTTTCATTTATAGTTGGAAGTTTACGTTTTTTAGATATTTTCAGGCGTAATTTGTAAGATAATTCAAATAAAAATCCGAGAGGACACATCCATCCACAAAAGACCCTTCCAAATAGAAGTGTGAGAATTATAAATATTGCCAATTTAATGGCAAGGTCTCCTAAGCTTCCTTTTAATATAAATTTTTCTATTAACCCAAAGAAACATAAGCAAAAACTTGTCAGAAATATAAAATATATAAAAAAGAAGATTTGTGATATTTTTCTTAGTACCTGTATTTTATCCATTACAACCACCCAAACAGCAGATCTCTAACATTTACTGTGGAGAATAGAAATGATATTATTTTATCCAACAACGTTTCAGGTTTTTTTTCATCGTCTATTTTAGAGGAGTTAATATTTTCAGATTTATCAATTTTTATTTTCCCTTCTTCTATCATACACTCCAATATTGCTTCTTTTGCTACTCCCGGTGTGATTCCGTATTTCTCTTTAAGTTCTTCGAATGTGGTATCATCTGGGACATCTACATGAAGTTTTTCCTTTAAACACTCAGGATCTATATTATATTTCTTACAAACTTGTTCTATTGTCAGCGATTTTAGCTCTTTTCCAGATATGTCTATGTATTTGTCTACATCTTCCTCTTCAGTGTTATTTGTTGATGGGATTTCCGTTTCGGTTGTAGGAGGTGGCTCGCTGTGATCACAGATTCCATCGTGATTGGTATCTATGTATCTTCCACATTCTCCAGGGTATGTGCAGTTAACTCTTCCATATGGGCAATCATTCCAAGCGAAAGATGTTGTAATAAGGAAAATAAAAATTAAAGAGAGAAAAAAGCCAGATAAAAATCTATCTCTATTCATATTACCACTTTAATATATTTTATTATTTTGATTTTGTATATCATTTTTTGAGTTATTGTTGATTCATTCCTCTTTCTGTATTGCTGTTTATTATTTGTTCGAATTCTTCTTTACTTATATATTTTGGCGTGTAGTTTGCTCCGTATCTATTTAACATTCTTACGAATGCTCTCATATGGTTTCTTGAACCTTTCATAAGATTTTCATAGACAAATTTTATATCTTCATTGTCAGTTTCGTTTATCCATTTTTGAAGATCGGCAATATCTAAGTCCTCTATTGTAGCCCCCACAATTAGAGCATCAACTACTGATTTGTTTCCTTCTTCAACGAGTTTTTTATAAAGTTCTTCGAATTTTGGATTTGAAAACGCTCCTACACTATCATTTTTTACAGGATCTGGGATGTTATATTTTTCTAAGAGATATTTTATAGCGGTTGTGTGAGTTTCTTCACTTTCAGCAATATTTTTAAAGATAGGAAGTTTCCACTTTTCATATAAAGTTAAGTAAACATCTCTTGCTAATTTTTCTTCTTCTCTCATTTCTATTAATCCTTCTTTTTCTTGTTCGCTTAATGGCTGTTTTGGCATTGATTTTATATATTCAAGCATTAGTGTGTCATTTATATTCCCATTGGAGTTGACTAAGGTTCCTTTAAAATTTCCTTTTCCTGTTTCAGTTGTTATTGTATTTGTATTTGATGTAGTATTTTGACTTGTGCATCCGGATAATAGGACAGATGTTAGGATCAACGTTGCCAATGTTATTGCAATTAGTTTTTTCATTCTAATCACCTTATATGATGGTTGAGACATCTATATGCATAACCCCTCGCATTAAAAAATAATTAAAAATAAAAAGTAAAAAAAAAGTAGAAAGTAAAAAATTTTGCTTTATTGGTTTATTCTTGCCGTAGTTGTATTTATTCTTTGATGATGGCCATTTTCTCCCATCTTACCAACTGGGTTTTCTGAGGAGTTGAGATTTTGGTGAGGACTTCCTCTTCTCATTTCTCCCCAGTTTGGATGCAAGTGTGTTTTAACTTTTACCATCTGTTCTTCTTGGAGCTGGATCATTATTCTATATGCTTCTTGAAGTTTGTTCTGCTCCATTAATTGTTCTGCTTCTTTTAGTTTTTCTTCTAATTCTGTCGTATTAACACCCATTTTCTTTAACATCTCAATTTTTCTTTCCATTAATCTTATCCTATTTTGGAGCATTAATTTGACTCTTTCTTCTGAGATCTGTTCAACTGATATGTTTATTCCATGTCTCTTTAACTGCATCATAACTTTTGAATAATTACAGAATGGACAGATTGGATTTTCTATGATCTCAACTTTGTTTATTCTCAGTTGTAGTTTTTGCGGTTCTACACTTAAATTGGTTCCATTTGTAAGTAGGAGTAAACAACTTCTATTTCTGACTTTTTGCATTGTCTCGTTTAATGCGATATCATCGAATCCATAACATACGCATGCTGTTGCGTTATCTCCAAACATGTGTTTGAACTGATTTTGGAAGGTTAGTGTTGCATTAGCGTTTGTTTCATACCTGTTGGTTCCTCCTATTCTCTCCACTGTTATTCCTGCGTTTTCTAATGCAATTGTGTAGTTTTCAACCACCGCTAATGGCCCTCCAATTATTATAACCTTCTCTGGATTTAGGTTTTCGATCTCACTTACTAAACTTTCGTTATATATTCCCCAGGTTGTTGTGAAAACTGTTGCATTTAGAGCATCTGCCACTTCCAACGCTGTGCATTGATCTGCTGCATTATCACTTACTAAAACCACGTCTGTTGCAGATACAGATCCCACTAAAAATGCAACTGCCATTAGAAATAATAATAGCAGTTTTCTCATCCTATCACCCCATATTTTATTTTTTATCAGTTGGGATATATACTTTTTCCTCTTTCTTAGTATTACCTTTTAATATTAATTTTATAACTGATAATACAATAATGATCGCAGTAAATACTATGATCATCCAGAATATTATCCAAAACATCCAAAAGAAAAATGGTATTGGAAAGAATGTGTAATTACAGCACCACATTGGCATATAGATCACCGAAACGTTAATTTGTTTGATTTGTTTTTTATTGTTGATATTGCCAGCACATTCCACATCCGCAGTAGTGTGGTGTTGGGTGGTTTGTGAATATAAACCCTACTAATTCTCCGTCATAGTATAGAGGATATTTCTCTCCAAATGGGGTTTCGAAGGGTTTTCCAACCTCTACTTTATTTATATCGACATCCTCCCACACTACCCCTACAATTTTTCCATCAACTTCTAACTGTTTAATCTCATATCCCCATGGGGTCGTGTGTTCTATTATTTCTGCATTTTTTAGAATTTCTTCTGGGTTTATTGGTTCATAATTTTGAGTTTGTTGTTCCATCCATGGTGGAAATGCAAATACTGCTCCAATTATTGCCAAGCCCAGTATTGCGATCAAGAGTTTTCTCATTTTTTCACCTGAAGGTAAGTTGTATTATGTGTATCATTTTTACTACATATAATTGTGTTAAAAAACACCTATATAAATTTTGCGGTTTATATTTCCAAACCTATTCAAATATAGGATGTTATGAATATATGAAGTATTTATTAAACCAAAACTAAAAAAACTAAAAAATTAATTAAAAATATAACCTAAAAATAAAATAAAAATAGAAATAAACAAAAAGCAAAAATTAGGTCTTTTTTATCCCGTCTTCAACTGATTTAATGGCAATATATCCTGCTTTATGTAGTATTGTATCTCCCAACTCTTTATCCATTTCCATACTTGCTAAGCATGGATAATTATGATGAGCATTTGCAATCTCTTCTTTAATATCTTTTAAGTTCTTTCCTATTAATCTTTTAGCAATATAAAATGTTTCTCCACATGGGGAGGATATTTTAACCTTAACATCTTCAACTTTGTTATCCCTTACAATTACTTCGAGTTCTGGTTTTCCTATCTTAAAATATTCAATAAACTGTTTTATAAATGGTTTTTCATCTTTTTTCTCAAGGGAGCAGAATGGTTTTGGATTTTCAAATTCTATATTAAATTTTTCACAGAACTTGTTTAGATCTCTTCTTAGTGCTAATGATAAGTCGTGTGGCGTTTCTGAGGGGACAATAAGTGCCTTATAATTTTTTTCTTTTAAAATAAGAGGTAGTTCATATAAAAGATCTTCATGAAGTTGGGCAATGCATACATCTCCTTCAGGCAGATCTGGTAGATACTGATAAGGGTCATCAACGAACTCCTCATAGACGTTATCTATAACGATATTTTTTACTTTATCCTTAAAACTCCAATTTCCCCTACAATTATTACAGTCCTCACAGATCCTACAGAAACTTGGCTCATTAATTAAATGTTTATAGAATTTTTCCATCCTTTGATTGTCTTTATGGTAGATAAACACTGCTTTCATAACTATCCCATGTTTTAAATATGTTAAAATATGCTTTTATGTTTCACATAGGTGTATATTTTCAATGTAGTAATGAAACCGAGGACTTTGTTAAATTTATCTTTATTTAAATTTTTTTAAATACAAGTTTTACCATCTCCTCGCTCTC
This region includes:
- a CDS encoding cell wall-binding repeat-containing protein; the encoded protein is MRKLLLLFLMAVAFLVGSVSATDVVLVSDNAADQCTALEVADALNATVFTTTWGIYNESLVSEIENLNPEKVIIIGGPLAVVENYTIALENAGITVERIGGTNRYETNANATLTFQNQFKHMFGDNATACVCYGFDDIALNETMQKVRNRSCLLLLTNGTNLSVEPQKLQLRINKVEIIENPICPFCNYSKVMMQLKRHGINISVEQISEERVKLMLQNRIRLMERKIEMLKKMGVNTTELEEKLKEAEQLMEQNKLQEAYRIMIQLQEEQMVKVKTHLHPNWGEMRRGSPHQNLNSSENPVGKMGENGHHQRINTTTARINQ
- a CDS encoding DUF166 domain-containing protein, whose amino-acid sequence is MKAVFIYHKDNQRMEKFYKHLINEPSFCRICEDCNNCRGNWSFKDKVKNIVIDNVYEEFVDDPYQYLPDLPEGDVCIAQLHEDLLYELPLILKEKNYKALIVPSETPHDLSLALRRDLNKFCEKFNIEFENPKPFCSLEKKDEKPFIKQFIEYFKIGKPELEVIVRDNKVEDVKVKISSPCGETFYIAKRLIGKNLKDIKEEIANAHHNYPCLASMEMDKELGDTILHKAGYIAIKSVEDGIKKT
- a CDS encoding FprA family A-type flavoprotein; translated protein: MKADAVKIADGVYWVGVLDWDIRMYHGYTLKGTTYNAYLVFGDEKVALIDNTYPGTSAQMWGRIKDAFEKEGRDFKIDVIVQNHVEKDHSGALPEIHKKFPEAPIYCTEVAVEGLKKHYPSLKDAPFKVVHTGDTVDLGGKTFTFLEAPLLHWPDSMFTFYNEGGILFSNDAFGQHLCFPAHKRFDTDIPEYVLMDANKKFYANLITPLSKLVLKKFKEVIELGLLEKIKMIAPSHGQIWTDPMKAITSYQDFATGKAAKDKAVIVYDTMHYSTQKMAHAFAEGLMSEGIDVVMYFLHYDERSEIVKDILDAKAVLFGIPTIYDEPYPSIGDIIYYLRGLKFNRTGFKRLAVTFGSMGGEGGAVAKIAEDLANCGFEVINQYELYYVPTEDELTNCYNMGKELAKKIKEMKIE
- a CDS encoding DUF2202 domain-containing protein — protein: MKKLIAITLATLILTSVLLSGCTSQNTTSNTNTITTETGKGNFKGTLVNSNGNINDTLMLEYIKSMPKQPLSEQEKEGLIEMREEEKLARDVYLTLYEKWKLPIFKNIAESEETHTTAIKYLLEKYNIPDPVKNDSVGAFSNPKFEELYKKLVEEGNKSVVDALIVGATIEDLDIADLQKWINETDNEDIKFVYENLMKGSRNHMRAFVRMLNRYGANYTPKYISKEEFEQIINSNTERGMNQQ
- a CDS encoding 4Fe-4S binding protein, whose amino-acid sequence is MDKIQVLRKISQIFFFIYFIFLTSFCLCFFGLIEKFILKGSLGDLAIKLAIFIILTLLFGRVFCGWMCPLGFLFELSYKLRLKISKKRKLPTINEKIHNKLLYFKYVVLVLSLILTYYLSTYAFCQICPIGFLTNLYGTVISLMILITFLIISFFDPMAFCRYFCPLGAFLSIFSIKPLFQLKTNEKCVKCRLCEFKCPMQIKITEKIDQKECIRCFECKSACRKNAISFKIPLK
- a CDS encoding 4Fe-4S binding protein; its protein translation is MDKLQTFRKISQTIFFIRALILGNLNILAFVLNFVVGKGAYYMLRYIGVILAILFGRVFCGWICPFGYLFELSYRLRVRYSKLKKLPTLDEKIHSKLIYLKYISLLVVILIFSLGIKVNHTLTIAVIVLTIFIILSFIYPRFFCRYFCPVGALLSIFSYFSIFRLKLDEEKCVKCRLCEFKCPMQIKITEKIDQKECIRCFECKSACRKNAITYTPIFKK
- a CDS encoding bacteriohemerythrin translates to MERKEIIKWSKDFETGIKAFDDEHKFLVKTLNDIYNLLNEGKRDEAKELLKRRVVNYAAKHFKHEEEIMEKYGYPDLERHKKIHEIFVKTVIEKLLPKIEEGSEEDFRSALSFLVGWLTMHIAKPDKKYGEWFKEKGISIEDEAVEID